The following coding sequences are from one Nicotiana tomentosiformis chromosome 3, ASM39032v3, whole genome shotgun sequence window:
- the LOC104091917 gene encoding uncharacterized protein has protein sequence MAESNPRESTLLASKICNQISSVFSNTSTRTPALEVVVQEIAAAATRNGKVFVYGVGREGLMLKALSMRLFHLGLSAHCVFDMNTPPIGPPDLLIASAGPGGFSTVDAICGVAKSNGARVLLLTAQTESGSSVKYASVVAHIPAQTMADDNVEQEKSLLPMGSLYEGAMFVLFEMVVYKLGEVLKQSPEAVRARHTNLE, from the coding sequence ATGGCAGAATCAAACCCAAGAGAGTCAACTCTACTAGCTTCCAAAATATGCAATCAGATAAGCTCTGTCTTCTCCAACACCAGCACAAGAACCCCTGCCTTGGAAGTTGTGGTACAAGAAATCGCAGCCGCTGCGACCCGCAACGGCAAGGTGTTCGTGTACGGCGTGGGCCGTGAAGGGTTAATGCTGAAGGCCCTATCAATGAGGCTTTTCCATCTGGGTTTATCAGCCCACTGCGTCTTCGACATGAACACTCCTCCAATTGGGCCGCCGGACCTCCTAATTGCCTCCGCCGGCCCAGGAGGTTTCTCCACCGTGGATGCAATCTGTGGTGTGGCGAAATCCAACGGTGCTCGTGTGCTGTTGCTGACAGCTCAGACCGAATCCGGATCTTCTGTGAAGTACGCGAGTGTGGTTGCTCATATTCCGGCTCAGACAATGGCTGATGATAATGTGGAGCAGGAAAAGTCGCTGCTTCCGATGGGGAGTTTATACGAAGGAGCCATGTTTGTGCTGTTTGAGATGGTGGTTTATAAGTTGGGTGAAGTTTTGAAGCAGAGTCCTGAAGCTGTGCGAGCACGCCATACCAATCTGGAGTAA
- the LOC104091918 gene encoding protein phosphatase inhibitor 2 isoform X1, with product MSFLVIRGAHVKWDEANLGEIEANKPVRQKITEPKTPYHRMIDVDGSLSPIRGSFEEGNGDAVHAEAIRSALNEVASSSKNKSQRSGWTSSEDEADVMDQDDADSGSEKGKSFKEHRRAHYDEYRRVKELRRKGSFLEEASNSEDEDLEKRDGRSDSSSSLTTAVKDIEIEEGNMDTSK from the exons ATGTCTTTTCTTGTTAT AAGGGGAGCACATGTAAAGTGGGATGAGGCAAATTTGGGAGAAATTGAGGCAAATAAACCAGTGAGGCAGAAAATAACTGAACCAAAGACACCATATCACCGCATGATCGATGTTGATG GATCTTTATCTCCTATACGGGGTAGTTTTGAGGAAGGCAATGGTGATGCAGTACATGCAGAAGCTATACGCAGTGCATTGAATGAGGTGGCTTCTTCCAGTAAGAATAAATCCCAACGGTCTGGCTGGACATCATCTGAGGATGAAGCTGATGTCATGGACCAAGATGATGCAG ATTCTGGATCAGAAAAGGGAAAGAGCTTCAAGGAGCACAGGCGAGCACACTATGACGAGTATAGGAGAGTCAAAGAACTCCGTCGAAAGGGCTCCTTTCTTGAAGAAGCCTCAAACAGTGAGGATGAGGATCTTGAGAAAAGGGATGGGAGGTCTGATTCATCATCATCATTGACTACTGCTGTTAAGGACATAGAGATTGAGGAAGGCAACATGGACACTTCTAAATAG
- the LOC104091918 gene encoding protein phosphatase inhibitor 2 isoform X2: MKRGAHVKWDEANLGEIEANKPVRQKITEPKTPYHRMIDVDGSLSPIRGSFEEGNGDAVHAEAIRSALNEVASSSKNKSQRSGWTSSEDEADVMDQDDADSGSEKGKSFKEHRRAHYDEYRRVKELRRKGSFLEEASNSEDEDLEKRDGRSDSSSSLTTAVKDIEIEEGNMDTSK, encoded by the exons ATGAA AAGGGGAGCACATGTAAAGTGGGATGAGGCAAATTTGGGAGAAATTGAGGCAAATAAACCAGTGAGGCAGAAAATAACTGAACCAAAGACACCATATCACCGCATGATCGATGTTGATG GATCTTTATCTCCTATACGGGGTAGTTTTGAGGAAGGCAATGGTGATGCAGTACATGCAGAAGCTATACGCAGTGCATTGAATGAGGTGGCTTCTTCCAGTAAGAATAAATCCCAACGGTCTGGCTGGACATCATCTGAGGATGAAGCTGATGTCATGGACCAAGATGATGCAG ATTCTGGATCAGAAAAGGGAAAGAGCTTCAAGGAGCACAGGCGAGCACACTATGACGAGTATAGGAGAGTCAAAGAACTCCGTCGAAAGGGCTCCTTTCTTGAAGAAGCCTCAAACAGTGAGGATGAGGATCTTGAGAAAAGGGATGGGAGGTCTGATTCATCATCATCATTGACTACTGCTGTTAAGGACATAGAGATTGAGGAAGGCAACATGGACACTTCTAAATAG
- the LOC104091920 gene encoding uncharacterized protein isoform X2 — protein MLMWYSDPSKGLKFCSKADVLHYLSSVGSNCFKSSSTKEIEKKDTGKVVTEKATSEGLPPGWIKEVRVRRKGHKIKKDPYYTDPVSGHTFRSMKEVSRFLETRESGRFESKSRDQCPGTSELGEPFSTLTAEADKHTSLDSDASGKEVNSNQKLKLGAEHMGHSSCVVGSISSFEGLGGGVPENADEEDDGKVVSDPVSGQEQEKENDGKFVSNPVSGENQEKPSRDGVEKHDQKTIPRKRKKGMNLPRRKSKRLAGIKADTSLQLRTNNQAHLATVRQEEETQAAITDNPVNFIDTSKHVATALTGITINKKIEIGSVTSKGQQDIVTLPLKERELPSPAEPAKTNLGSCKGDKKGETALESSLSDIWTDPCIEFAIKTLTGTIPVINEKKVDKIPGSSPSMSSVNTPCTVGLPSDEIWADPCFMFAVKTLTGEIPIGDELCSQKIVQQQFTSSQFQGNNGLVLPNIRFEEFGKANLSHMGAPEKALYKQQPAVAAPNAYQNCWFTKFGPRRPSPLC, from the exons ATGCTAATG TGGTATAGCGATCCCTCAAAAGGACTCAAATTCTGCTCTAAGGCGGACGTTCTTCACTATCTCAGCAGTGTTGGCAGTAACTGTTTTAAGAGTTCTAGTACGAAGGAGATAGAGAAGAAAGACACTGGAAAG GTTGTAACTGAGAAGGCTACATCAGAAGGGTTACCACCAGGATGGATTAAGGAAGTGAGGGTCAGGAGAAAGGGGCACAAAATCAAGAAAGATCCG TATTATACTGACCCTGTCAGTGGACACACTTTCCGCTCTATGAAGGAAGTTTCTCGGTTCCTTGAAACTAGAGAGTCAGGAAGATTTGAATCCAAGTCCAGGGATCAGTGTCCTGGCACTTCAGAACTGGGAGAACCTTTTTCAACT TTGACTGCTGAAGCTGACAAGCATACATCGCTAGACAGCGATGCATCTGGCAAGGAAGTTAATTCGAATCAGAAGCTGAAGTTGGGTGCTGAACATATGGGGCATTCCAGTTGTGTAGTAGGCAGTATATCATCCTTTGAAG GTTTAGGAGGTGGTGTACCAGAGAACGCGGATGAGGAGGATGATGGTAAAGTTGTTTCAGATCCCGTAAGTGGACAAGAACAAGAAAAGGAGAATGATGGTAAATTTGTTTCAAATCCTGTAAGTGGAGAAAATCAAGAAAAGCCATCACGAGATGGTGTGGAAAAGCATGACCAGAAAACAATCCCGCGTAAACGAAAAAAGGGTATGAACTTGCCTCGCAGAAAATCAAAACGGCTTGCTGGTATTAAAGCTGATACATCTCTTCAGCTCCGAACAAATAATCAAGCCCATCTAGCTACAGTAAGACAGGAGGAGGAGACACAAGCTGCCATCACTGATAACCCTGTGAATTTTATTGATACCAGTAAGCATGTTGCAACGGCATTAACCGGTATTACCATCAATAAGAAGATAGAAATTGGGAGTGTGACCAGCAAAGGGCAACAAGACATTGTTACTTTACCACTAAAGGAGCGAGAACTACCTTCTCCAGCCGAACCTGCAAAAACTAACCTTGGTAGCTGCAAAGGTGATAAGAAAGGTGAAACAGCTCTCGAGTCATCTTTAAGTGACATTTGGACGGATCCATGCATAGAATTTGCAATAAAAACTCTAACTGGCACAATTCCGGTCATAAATGAAAAGAAAGTGGATAAGATCCCAGGTTCTAGTCCGAGCATGTCTTCTGTTAATACTCCTTGCACTGTGGGTTTACCTTCTGATGAAATATGGGCAGATCCTTGCTTCATGTTCGCGGTCAAGACTCTTACTGGTGAAATACCAATAGGGGACGAATTATGCTCTCAGAAGATAGTACAGCAGCAATTCACTTCATCACAGTTCCAAGGAAATAATGGCTTAGTATTACCAAACATTAGATTTGAAGAGTTTGGCAAGGCCAATCTTTCACATATGGGGGCACCTGAAAAGGCTTTGTACAAGCAACAGCCTGCAGTAGCAGCCCCCAACGCATATCAAAATTGTTGGTTTACAAAATTTGGTCCTCGTCGGCCTTCACCACTTTGCTGA
- the LOC104091920 gene encoding uncharacterized protein isoform X1, whose product MGKKRSLPDWLPAGWKVEFRKGKKEKWYSDPSKGLKFCSKADVLHYLSSVGSNCFKSSSTKEIEKKDTGKVVTEKATSEGLPPGWIKEVRVRRKGHKIKKDPYYTDPVSGHTFRSMKEVSRFLETRESGRFESKSRDQCPGTSELGEPFSTLTAEADKHTSLDSDASGKEVNSNQKLKLGAEHMGHSSCVVGSISSFEGLGGGVPENADEEDDGKVVSDPVSGQEQEKENDGKFVSNPVSGENQEKPSRDGVEKHDQKTIPRKRKKGMNLPRRKSKRLAGIKADTSLQLRTNNQAHLATVRQEEETQAAITDNPVNFIDTSKHVATALTGITINKKIEIGSVTSKGQQDIVTLPLKERELPSPAEPAKTNLGSCKGDKKGETALESSLSDIWTDPCIEFAIKTLTGTIPVINEKKVDKIPGSSPSMSSVNTPCTVGLPSDEIWADPCFMFAVKTLTGEIPIGDELCSQKIVQQQFTSSQFQGNNGLVLPNIRFEEFGKANLSHMGAPEKALYKQQPAVAAPNAYQNCWFTKFGPRRPSPLC is encoded by the exons ATGGGAAAGAAAAGGTCTTTGCCTGATTGGCTTCCTGCTGGATGGAAGGTGGAATtcagaaaaggaaagaaagagaaG TGGTATAGCGATCCCTCAAAAGGACTCAAATTCTGCTCTAAGGCGGACGTTCTTCACTATCTCAGCAGTGTTGGCAGTAACTGTTTTAAGAGTTCTAGTACGAAGGAGATAGAGAAGAAAGACACTGGAAAG GTTGTAACTGAGAAGGCTACATCAGAAGGGTTACCACCAGGATGGATTAAGGAAGTGAGGGTCAGGAGAAAGGGGCACAAAATCAAGAAAGATCCG TATTATACTGACCCTGTCAGTGGACACACTTTCCGCTCTATGAAGGAAGTTTCTCGGTTCCTTGAAACTAGAGAGTCAGGAAGATTTGAATCCAAGTCCAGGGATCAGTGTCCTGGCACTTCAGAACTGGGAGAACCTTTTTCAACT TTGACTGCTGAAGCTGACAAGCATACATCGCTAGACAGCGATGCATCTGGCAAGGAAGTTAATTCGAATCAGAAGCTGAAGTTGGGTGCTGAACATATGGGGCATTCCAGTTGTGTAGTAGGCAGTATATCATCCTTTGAAG GTTTAGGAGGTGGTGTACCAGAGAACGCGGATGAGGAGGATGATGGTAAAGTTGTTTCAGATCCCGTAAGTGGACAAGAACAAGAAAAGGAGAATGATGGTAAATTTGTTTCAAATCCTGTAAGTGGAGAAAATCAAGAAAAGCCATCACGAGATGGTGTGGAAAAGCATGACCAGAAAACAATCCCGCGTAAACGAAAAAAGGGTATGAACTTGCCTCGCAGAAAATCAAAACGGCTTGCTGGTATTAAAGCTGATACATCTCTTCAGCTCCGAACAAATAATCAAGCCCATCTAGCTACAGTAAGACAGGAGGAGGAGACACAAGCTGCCATCACTGATAACCCTGTGAATTTTATTGATACCAGTAAGCATGTTGCAACGGCATTAACCGGTATTACCATCAATAAGAAGATAGAAATTGGGAGTGTGACCAGCAAAGGGCAACAAGACATTGTTACTTTACCACTAAAGGAGCGAGAACTACCTTCTCCAGCCGAACCTGCAAAAACTAACCTTGGTAGCTGCAAAGGTGATAAGAAAGGTGAAACAGCTCTCGAGTCATCTTTAAGTGACATTTGGACGGATCCATGCATAGAATTTGCAATAAAAACTCTAACTGGCACAATTCCGGTCATAAATGAAAAGAAAGTGGATAAGATCCCAGGTTCTAGTCCGAGCATGTCTTCTGTTAATACTCCTTGCACTGTGGGTTTACCTTCTGATGAAATATGGGCAGATCCTTGCTTCATGTTCGCGGTCAAGACTCTTACTGGTGAAATACCAATAGGGGACGAATTATGCTCTCAGAAGATAGTACAGCAGCAATTCACTTCATCACAGTTCCAAGGAAATAATGGCTTAGTATTACCAAACATTAGATTTGAAGAGTTTGGCAAGGCCAATCTTTCACATATGGGGGCACCTGAAAAGGCTTTGTACAAGCAACAGCCTGCAGTAGCAGCCCCCAACGCATATCAAAATTGTTGGTTTACAAAATTTGGTCCTCGTCGGCCTTCACCACTTTGCTGA
- the LOC104091920 gene encoding uncharacterized protein isoform X3 encodes MGKKRSLPDWLPAGWKVEFRKGKKEKWYSDPSKGLKFCSKADVLHYLSSVGSNCFKSSSTKEIEKKDTGKVVTEKATSEGLPPGWIKEVRVRRKGHKIKKDPLTAEADKHTSLDSDASGKEVNSNQKLKLGAEHMGHSSCVVGSISSFEGLGGGVPENADEEDDGKVVSDPVSGQEQEKENDGKFVSNPVSGENQEKPSRDGVEKHDQKTIPRKRKKGMNLPRRKSKRLAGIKADTSLQLRTNNQAHLATVRQEEETQAAITDNPVNFIDTSKHVATALTGITINKKIEIGSVTSKGQQDIVTLPLKERELPSPAEPAKTNLGSCKGDKKGETALESSLSDIWTDPCIEFAIKTLTGTIPVINEKKVDKIPGSSPSMSSVNTPCTVGLPSDEIWADPCFMFAVKTLTGEIPIGDELCSQKIVQQQFTSSQFQGNNGLVLPNIRFEEFGKANLSHMGAPEKALYKQQPAVAAPNAYQNCWFTKFGPRRPSPLC; translated from the exons ATGGGAAAGAAAAGGTCTTTGCCTGATTGGCTTCCTGCTGGATGGAAGGTGGAATtcagaaaaggaaagaaagagaaG TGGTATAGCGATCCCTCAAAAGGACTCAAATTCTGCTCTAAGGCGGACGTTCTTCACTATCTCAGCAGTGTTGGCAGTAACTGTTTTAAGAGTTCTAGTACGAAGGAGATAGAGAAGAAAGACACTGGAAAG GTTGTAACTGAGAAGGCTACATCAGAAGGGTTACCACCAGGATGGATTAAGGAAGTGAGGGTCAGGAGAAAGGGGCACAAAATCAAGAAAGATCCG TTGACTGCTGAAGCTGACAAGCATACATCGCTAGACAGCGATGCATCTGGCAAGGAAGTTAATTCGAATCAGAAGCTGAAGTTGGGTGCTGAACATATGGGGCATTCCAGTTGTGTAGTAGGCAGTATATCATCCTTTGAAG GTTTAGGAGGTGGTGTACCAGAGAACGCGGATGAGGAGGATGATGGTAAAGTTGTTTCAGATCCCGTAAGTGGACAAGAACAAGAAAAGGAGAATGATGGTAAATTTGTTTCAAATCCTGTAAGTGGAGAAAATCAAGAAAAGCCATCACGAGATGGTGTGGAAAAGCATGACCAGAAAACAATCCCGCGTAAACGAAAAAAGGGTATGAACTTGCCTCGCAGAAAATCAAAACGGCTTGCTGGTATTAAAGCTGATACATCTCTTCAGCTCCGAACAAATAATCAAGCCCATCTAGCTACAGTAAGACAGGAGGAGGAGACACAAGCTGCCATCACTGATAACCCTGTGAATTTTATTGATACCAGTAAGCATGTTGCAACGGCATTAACCGGTATTACCATCAATAAGAAGATAGAAATTGGGAGTGTGACCAGCAAAGGGCAACAAGACATTGTTACTTTACCACTAAAGGAGCGAGAACTACCTTCTCCAGCCGAACCTGCAAAAACTAACCTTGGTAGCTGCAAAGGTGATAAGAAAGGTGAAACAGCTCTCGAGTCATCTTTAAGTGACATTTGGACGGATCCATGCATAGAATTTGCAATAAAAACTCTAACTGGCACAATTCCGGTCATAAATGAAAAGAAAGTGGATAAGATCCCAGGTTCTAGTCCGAGCATGTCTTCTGTTAATACTCCTTGCACTGTGGGTTTACCTTCTGATGAAATATGGGCAGATCCTTGCTTCATGTTCGCGGTCAAGACTCTTACTGGTGAAATACCAATAGGGGACGAATTATGCTCTCAGAAGATAGTACAGCAGCAATTCACTTCATCACAGTTCCAAGGAAATAATGGCTTAGTATTACCAAACATTAGATTTGAAGAGTTTGGCAAGGCCAATCTTTCACATATGGGGGCACCTGAAAAGGCTTTGTACAAGCAACAGCCTGCAGTAGCAGCCCCCAACGCATATCAAAATTGTTGGTTTACAAAATTTGGTCCTCGTCGGCCTTCACCACTTTGCTGA